In Niallia sp. FSL W8-0635, one genomic interval encodes:
- the addB gene encoding helicase-exonuclease AddAB subunit AddB: protein MTVRLLAGRSGTGKTTFCIEEIQAKLAENPEGNPIIYIVPDQMTFLSDQRLLSGTNIQGMFRAQVYSFTRLAWRVLQETGGISRYHINSIGVNMLIRKIIEENKSELTLFKKVADKNGFIEQVEQLVTEFRRYTVTPEELLSTKEQIEETQESAKALMDKISDLELIYEKFEERLVGKYIDGEDYFRLLAEKISESSYLKNAEIYIDGFYSFTPQEYLIIQQLMHFCENVTITNTLDPLASQNDDLSLFRMSTESFQTIHMMAKQLGVEVNIVEFTESRKHSHQSLAHIENHFDNRPGQAYEEEATIKFAESINPRAEIEGIAREIVKLVRHKQYRYREVSLLSRNLSTYQNIIETVFRDYHIPFFIDQKSRMHDHPLVELIRSSLEIFETNWRYEPVFRSIKTELLFPLHERKNNIREKVDRLENYCLAYGIKGNKWTSKERWKYRRIKGLEWEQGVQTDAEKEFEQELNELRLSLTAPLIRLQNRLRRGKTGRAKCEALYLFLEELEVPMKMEYWKNELEENGELVKAGEHDQAWNSIVELLDQFVEILGEEEFSTKQFATVISSGLDTLKFSLVPPALDQVLIADLEQSRLNDIKVAFVIGLNEGVFPSKFQDEGILADTDREALQQKGMKLAPTSKIRLLDEEFLAYKAFTTPTDYLYLTYPLANDEGKSILPSTYIKRMRDLFPKAATIYYMSDPKELSEEGQLDYVVHFQTTLSYLTGQLYLKKREYPIYDFWWDVYNEYMENTNWREPAKKVFSSLTYQNQAEKLSEHTSSELYGETISASVSRMELFHACPFSHFATHGLKLRKRQIYRLEAPAIGDLFHAALKYIAETVMHKELMWSSLTREQCEGLARDAVDMLAPKLQNEILLSTNRHHYIKRKLEQIISRASIILSEHAKHSGFSPIDLELEFGPTGKLPSITFPLKNGTNMNLIGRIDRVDKAVVGDEVYLRVIDYKSSGQELNMNEVYYGLSLQMLTYLDLIITNSTILVDKEASPAGVLYFHVHNPMISSKKILTLDEIEEELLKKFKMNGLMLGEERVIQLMDETLEKGSSPIVPAGFKTDGTLTKASKVATREDFSKLQNFVRHKYKDSGNKIISGEVQIEPYRLNDKKPCTFCSFKSVCQFDEALETNDYRQLQAYSKDDVLQLIREEANTNERE from the coding sequence ATGACTGTTCGCTTATTAGCAGGTCGGTCTGGTACCGGAAAAACAACGTTCTGTATAGAAGAGATTCAAGCGAAACTTGCTGAAAATCCGGAAGGAAATCCCATTATTTATATTGTCCCAGATCAGATGACTTTTTTATCCGATCAGCGATTGCTATCTGGGACTAATATTCAAGGAATGTTCCGTGCGCAAGTATACAGCTTCACCCGTCTTGCATGGAGAGTATTGCAAGAAACTGGTGGAATTAGTCGCTACCATATAAATAGTATTGGCGTGAATATGCTCATTCGCAAGATTATTGAGGAGAATAAAAGTGAGCTAACCCTATTTAAAAAGGTTGCCGATAAAAATGGATTTATAGAGCAGGTAGAACAATTAGTCACTGAATTTAGAAGATACACGGTTACTCCTGAAGAACTGCTATCCACAAAAGAGCAAATAGAAGAAACACAAGAATCAGCAAAAGCATTAATGGATAAAATCAGCGATCTTGAATTAATATATGAAAAATTTGAAGAAAGACTTGTTGGAAAATACATTGATGGGGAGGATTATTTCCGTCTTCTAGCGGAAAAGATTAGCGAATCCTCTTATTTGAAAAACGCAGAAATTTATATAGATGGTTTTTATAGCTTTACTCCTCAAGAATATTTGATTATTCAACAGTTAATGCATTTTTGTGAAAACGTAACAATTACAAATACATTAGATCCTTTAGCTTCACAAAATGATGACTTAAGCTTATTCCGAATGTCGACAGAATCCTTTCAAACGATCCATATGATGGCAAAGCAATTAGGGGTGGAAGTGAATATTGTTGAATTCACGGAATCTAGAAAGCATAGTCATCAGTCATTAGCACATATTGAAAATCATTTTGACAACAGACCAGGACAAGCCTATGAAGAAGAAGCAACAATCAAATTTGCTGAAAGCATTAATCCACGTGCAGAAATAGAAGGAATTGCGAGGGAAATTGTGAAGCTGGTTAGGCATAAGCAATATCGCTATCGAGAGGTAAGTTTACTTTCTCGCAATTTGTCTACCTACCAGAATATTATTGAAACTGTTTTCAGGGATTATCACATTCCTTTCTTTATTGATCAAAAAAGCAGAATGCATGATCATCCTTTAGTAGAATTAATTCGATCTTCTCTAGAGATATTTGAAACAAATTGGCGTTATGAGCCTGTATTTCGTTCGATAAAGACAGAATTACTTTTCCCACTTCATGAACGCAAAAATAATATTCGGGAAAAAGTAGACAGGCTTGAAAATTATTGCCTTGCTTATGGCATAAAGGGAAATAAGTGGACTTCCAAGGAACGCTGGAAATATAGAAGAATAAAAGGATTAGAATGGGAGCAAGGAGTTCAGACAGATGCAGAAAAAGAGTTCGAGCAGGAACTAAATGAGCTACGTCTGTCTTTAACTGCGCCGTTAATTCGACTTCAAAACCGATTAAGAAGAGGCAAAACAGGACGAGCTAAATGTGAAGCATTATATTTATTTCTCGAAGAACTTGAAGTGCCGATGAAAATGGAATATTGGAAGAATGAGCTAGAGGAAAATGGAGAGCTAGTAAAAGCTGGTGAACATGATCAAGCATGGAATAGCATAGTTGAACTGTTAGATCAATTTGTAGAAATACTAGGAGAAGAGGAATTTTCCACGAAGCAATTTGCGACAGTTATTAGTTCTGGATTAGACACATTGAAATTTTCCCTCGTTCCTCCAGCTTTGGATCAAGTATTGATTGCAGATTTGGAGCAATCTCGTTTAAATGATATAAAGGTCGCCTTTGTCATTGGACTAAACGAGGGTGTTTTTCCATCGAAATTTCAGGATGAAGGAATACTGGCAGACACAGATAGAGAAGCTTTACAACAAAAAGGGATGAAGCTTGCTCCTACAAGTAAAATAAGATTGTTGGATGAGGAATTTCTTGCATACAAAGCATTTACAACACCAACAGATTATCTGTATTTAACTTATCCACTAGCAAACGATGAAGGTAAATCCATTTTGCCATCTACTTATATCAAAAGAATGCGAGATTTATTTCCTAAAGCAGCTACCATTTATTATATGTCAGATCCAAAAGAACTGTCGGAAGAAGGCCAGTTGGATTATGTCGTTCATTTTCAAACAACCTTGTCTTATTTAACAGGCCAGCTTTATTTAAAGAAAAGAGAGTATCCTATCTATGATTTCTGGTGGGATGTTTACAATGAATATATGGAGAATACAAATTGGAGAGAACCTGCTAAAAAGGTGTTTTCTAGTTTGACCTATCAAAATCAAGCAGAAAAATTATCGGAACATACAAGCAGTGAATTATATGGGGAAACCATTTCAGCAAGTGTCTCAAGAATGGAATTATTTCATGCATGCCCATTTTCCCACTTTGCTACTCACGGGTTAAAGCTTAGAAAAAGGCAAATATATCGATTAGAAGCGCCAGCAATAGGTGATTTATTCCATGCGGCCTTAAAATATATTGCAGAAACAGTTATGCATAAAGAGCTAATGTGGTCTAGCTTAACAAGGGAGCAATGTGAGGGCTTAGCAAGAGACGCAGTAGATATGCTTGCACCTAAACTGCAGAACGAAATATTGCTTAGTACAAATAGGCATCATTATATTAAAAGAAAGCTTGAGCAAATCATTAGCAGAGCATCTATTATTCTAAGCGAGCACGCCAAGCATAGCGGCTTCTCACCAATTGATTTAGAGTTAGAATTTGGTCCTACAGGTAAGCTGCCGTCTATTACTTTTCCGTTGAAAAACGGTACAAACATGAATTTGATTGGACGAATCGATCGTGTCGATAAAGCAGTTGTTGGAGATGAAGTATATTTACGAGTAATCGACTATAAATCAAGTGGACAAGAATTGAACATGAATGAAGTATATTATGGATTATCCCTACAGATGCTGACTTATTTAGACTTAATTATTACAAACAGCACGATTCTAGTAGATAAGGAAGCAAGTCCAGCTGGAGTATTATATTTCCATGTACACAATCCAATGATTTCGAGTAAAAAAATATTAACATTAGATGAAATCGAAGAAGAATTATTAAAGAAATTTAAAATGAATGGGCTAATGCTTGGGGAAGAGCGAGTTATTCAGCTAATGGATGAAACGTTAGAAAAAGGGAGTTCTCCGATTGTGCCTGCAGGCTTTAAAACAGATGGAACCCTTACGAAAGCTTCTAAAGTCGCAACGAGAGAAGACTTTAGTAAATTGCAAAACTTTGTTCGACACAAATATAAGGATTCAGGCAATAAGATTATTAGTGGGGAAGTTCAGATTGAGCCTTATCGCTTAAATGATAAAAAGCCTTGTACCTTCTGTTCCTTTAAATCTGTTTGTCAATTTGATGAAGCTTTAGAAACGAACGATTACAGACAATTACAAGCCTATTCAAAGGATGATGTGCTGCAATTAATCAGAGAGGAGGCTAATACGAATGAAAGAGAGTAA